TCCAAAAACAGATCCAGAAAGGGGAAGACATCCTATTAGCTCACATGGCAGGCATCGAACCCAGAGATGATCAGATCAACCCAAAGGGCTTCCCTATCTCTAATCGTATTGATTCCCTGGAAGATGAGCAGAAGGTTAAGCACATCATCCGTGGAGCGCTTGGTCTACCCCTTGGATTCTACGAAAAATTTGAACAGAAAAAATTTGGAGGAAGCAGTACAGCAGAAGGTAGCACTGTAAGCGCGCCCACCTCCAGAGAAGTCTCTGAGGAAGCAATCCAAGAAGAAATGAAAGACATGGACTGGTCCAAATTCCCACTATAAGAATCTGCTGGATTTCTCTGTAAAACCGGCATTTTTCATGAAGTTCAGTCCGACACTCCAGAGCATCGGCGCCCTGCAGCTCCTGCTGGCCGCAGTCCTTTTCATTCCTCTCCTGATTTCTCTGCTATACGGCGAAAATGACACACCAGCGATCCTCGCTGCAATTAGTATTGCAGTTTTGATCGGTGGCCCTCTTTGGTGGTTTAATCGCCAATCACGCAATTTACAATTCCGAGACACAGTGCTGATTGTAACCCTAGGTTGGTTCAGCATTTGTCTAGTCGGCTGTCTCCCCTTCGTTCTTCACGGCAGTATTCCCAGTCTGACTGATGCCTTTTTTGAGGTCATGTCAGGTCTGACGACCACAGGCTCCACAATCCTCGATGACATCGAAGCCCTGCCACATGGGTTGTTATTCTGGCGTTCCATGACCCATTTTCTTGGAGGGATGGGAATGATTGGCCTGTATCTGTTGATTTTCTCTTACGTAGGAAGCGGAAATCTGCAGATGTACCGAATTGAGTCAGCCCCTGGTCAAGGGGGAACTGGCGATAAAATGCTCCCAAACGTTCGGTTAACGATGAAGTGGCTTTGGGGAATTTATTTACTCTTGAATGGAGTATGCGCGATTTTGCTCTGGTTCGGGGGACTCTCTTGGTTTGATGCCCTTTGCCAAGCCTTTAGTGCCGTTGCTACAGGAGGCTATTCAACATTGAATGCCAGTGCAGGTGGGTTTGGAAGTGCTTACGTTGAATGGGTTTTGTGTCTCTTCATGTTTTTGGGAGGAATGGATTTTGTCCTTCACTACCAAGCTCTCAAAGGCAATTGGCAATCCTTGATGAAAAGCACTGAACTCAAAGCGTATCTGATGATTTGCTTTGTCCTTGGGATTGGGGTGTCTGGGTTACTTTGGCTCAA
The sequence above is drawn from the SAR324 cluster bacterium genome and encodes:
- a CDS encoding potassium transporter TrkG — protein: MKFSPTLQSIGALQLLLAAVLFIPLLISLLYGENDTPAILAAISIAVLIGGPLWWFNRQSRNLQFRDTVLIVTLGWFSICLVGCLPFVLHGSIPSLTDAFFEVMSGLTTTGSTILDDIEALPHGLLFWRSMTHFLGGMGMIGLYLLIFSYVGSGNLQMYRIESAPGQGGTGDKMLPNVRLTMKWLWGIYLLLNGVCAILLWFGGLSWFDALCQAFSAVATGGYSTLNASAGGFGSAYVEWVLCLFMFLGGMDFVLHYQALKGNWQSLMKSTELKAYLMICFVLGIGVSGLLWLNGTNSNLLDALRYGFFQVLSLLTTTGYTSTDYELWPQAAQMLLFFCLFIGACSGSTTSGIRIVHIALLIRFLECLLHRMARPHAVQSILIDGRPVEMSLVNGVLGFIVLQMHTVVLGGVFLSILSPEIDWWSGLNMMMASLWNIGPAFGDVGPTENYDHVSDAGTWFLSLMMLAGRLDIITVLILFSPAFWKSHR